GTTTGTAACAGCGGCCAGGAGTCGTGCGGCTGCTGTCTGATGCAGAAGCAGATCAACAGGATGGAGCAGTTCTTTAACTACAGCGTCCAGGAACTGAAAACGCAGCTGATGAATTCGAAGACGAACCTTAACTACATGAGAGGTGAGGGTCTCTCAATCACAAAACAGGAGCTTGAACGAGCATTCAGACAACCTCTAACCTTCCTGCGCCTCTTCCTCTGACTCTGCAGCCAGTCGCAGTGCCTTCTCTGTCGCTCTAAACAACGCCAACACCTTGACCTGCTTCGGCCCCTTCGCCAACGACAAACCCATCATCttcaaaaacatcttcatcaACCTAGGAAACAACTACAACGAGCAGACCGGCATCTTCACCGCTCCCCGCGCCGGCGTCTACAGCTTCTCCATCAGCATCTACAGCCTGGCAGCATCAGGCAAAGCCCAGGCCAGCTGCGCCAGCCTGCGAGTCAACGGCAACGAGGCGGCCCCGCTCAGTGAAAGAAACGGCAAAGACAGGGAAGACAGCAGCACGGCTGTGGCGGCCGTGCAGCTGAAGGCCGGAGACCAGGTGGTGGCCAGTCTGCTGCAGGGATGCGACATCTGCGACGACGTCAACCACTACAGCACGTTCACCGGCTTCCTGCTGTATGCCACTGACAAAGCATAGCTGTCTGGTACTTTAAACACAGCCAATCCAGAAGATCCTAGCCAAGATTTAGTG
The Oryzias latipes chromosome 13, ASM223467v1 DNA segment above includes these coding regions:
- the LOC101168138 gene encoding C1q-related factor-like; protein product: MRGLVLLCLLPAALSEMNFGWNGPASTTPGAEPSLVPVCNSGQESCGCCLMQKQINRMEQFFNYSVQELKTQLMNSKTNLNYMRASRSAFSVALNNANTLTCFGPFANDKPIIFKNIFINLGNNYNEQTGIFTAPRAGVYSFSISIYSLAASGKAQASCASLRVNGNEAAPLSERNGKDREDSSTAVAAVQLKAGDQVVASLLQGCDICDDVNHYSTFTGFLLYATDKA